A genomic region of Alicyclobacillus sp. SO9 contains the following coding sequences:
- a CDS encoding transposase, which translates to MQQENTTLKHEVGELKSKVEWLEEKLRLAQHKRFGVSSEHTDLDSLQTRLFNEAEAQADLETEHAAEEFEETVTYQRKKKQPCQWDELLKHLPVDRIEYRLPEAEQVCSCCGGPMHEMSEDTRREVKIIPAQVKVVEHVQYIYGCRHCEHNEIHTPIVKAQMPKPAIVRSWASPSALAYILDKKYVQGMPLYRLEQQFERQKTLLSRQTMANWVLYGANQWLTKIYERMHEELLGRKYLHADELCKALHNSSWTKLLNRYAVAKNRPWRDYFPISVTFLTYAILLRFTLCGVECHCKMNLEENATWRVKNKRYEGWQKTSVCGDCHQTL; encoded by the coding sequence TTGCAGCAAGAAAATACAACATTAAAGCATGAAGTAGGCGAACTGAAGTCTAAGGTGGAGTGGCTGGAAGAGAAGCTCCGCCTGGCTCAACATAAGCGTTTTGGTGTCTCCAGCGAACACACCGACTTGGATTCCTTGCAGACTCGGCTATTCAACGAAGCGGAAGCACAGGCAGACCTTGAAACCGAGCACGCCGCCGAAGAATTCGAGGAAACCGTTACTTACCAACGAAAAAAGAAACAACCCTGTCAGTGGGATGAACTGCTAAAGCACTTACCGGTTGACCGCATTGAATACCGTTTACCTGAGGCAGAACAGGTCTGCTCCTGCTGTGGCGGGCCCATGCATGAAATGAGTGAAGACACCCGACGGGAAGTGAAGATCATTCCTGCTCAGGTAAAAGTGGTGGAGCATGTGCAATACATCTATGGTTGCCGCCACTGTGAACATAACGAAATTCATACACCCATCGTGAAAGCACAGATGCCAAAACCGGCGATTGTGAGAAGTTGGGCGTCTCCATCGGCACTGGCCTACATCCTGGATAAGAAATACGTACAGGGCATGCCATTGTATCGCCTGGAGCAACAGTTTGAACGTCAGAAAACCCTACTATCCCGGCAGACGATGGCCAACTGGGTTCTGTATGGAGCGAATCAATGGTTGACCAAAATCTACGAGCGCATGCATGAAGAGTTACTGGGCAGAAAGTACCTTCATGCAGATGAGTTATGCAAAGCTTTGCATAACTCATCTTGGACTAAACTGCTAAACCGCTACGCGGTGGCAAAAAATCGTCCTTGGCGGGACTATTTTCCTATTAGTGTTACTTTCCTTACGTATGCGATTCTTCTAAGATTCACGCTATGCGGTGTCGAGTGTCACTGCAAAATGAATCTTGAGGAGAATGCCACATGGAGAGTCAAAAACAAGCGTTACGAAGGATGGCAGAAGACATCCGTATGCGGGGATTGTCATCAAACACTTTAG
- a CDS encoding site-specific integrase has protein sequence MESQKQALRRMAEDIRMRGLSSNTLASYTMHARIFLEFCQRPVDHLDAEDIRQFLSHLVNEKKLSSATVNVYSAAIRFLFAVTLNRTLNYLQIPRQKKRKALPEVLTREEMASILDSCQSLKHKAMLMTVYSSGLRVSEAAALKIQHIDSKTMRIFVRGGKGGKDRYTLLSVACNVSHITSDGISNAFNKAVKKAGITKHVSTHTLRHSFATHLLEDDATLLQIKALLGHASIQSTTVYLHLANVTSGIVSPLDNQSVYRNSEAYSHA, from the coding sequence ATGGAGAGTCAAAAACAAGCGTTACGAAGGATGGCAGAAGACATCCGTATGCGGGGATTGTCATCAAACACTTTAGCGAGCTATACCATGCATGCTCGGATTTTTCTAGAGTTTTGTCAACGCCCTGTGGACCACTTGGATGCAGAAGATATTCGCCAATTCCTATCACATCTAGTCAATGAGAAAAAGCTATCGTCTGCAACGGTAAACGTTTATAGTGCTGCTATCCGATTTCTCTTCGCTGTCACTTTGAACCGTACGTTGAATTATCTCCAGATTCCGCGTCAAAAGAAGCGTAAAGCCCTCCCTGAAGTGTTAACCCGTGAAGAAATGGCGTCCATTCTGGACAGTTGTCAAAGCCTTAAACACAAGGCTATGTTGATGACAGTATATAGTTCGGGACTACGGGTAAGTGAAGCTGCGGCCCTTAAAATTCAGCACATCGATTCTAAAACCATGCGTATATTTGTGCGGGGTGGAAAAGGAGGCAAGGATCGCTATACTCTGCTCTCAGTTGCTTGCAACGTCTCCCATATTACGTCCGATGGTATCAGCAATGCTTTTAATAAAGCGGTGAAAAAGGCCGGCATTACCAAGCATGTGTCTACCCATACACTGCGGCATTCTTTTGCTACACACCTGCTAGAAGACGATGCCACATTGTTACAGATTAAAGCTCTACTTGGACATGCCAGTATTCAATCCACTACGGTCTATTTACATTTGGCGAACGTGACATCAGGTATTGTTAGCCCGTTAGACAACCAAAGTGTGTATAGAAACTCTGAGGCTTATTCACATGCCTGA
- a CDS encoding TetR/AcrR family transcriptional regulator produces the protein MVSRDQSAKREEILRSAAVEFAEKGFEKANINHISINAGIGKGTIYLYFKTKQELYLATIQTIVDQFNDMGTQIMLLDIPPIEKIHLIVRTLFSFTKDESYLPFLKIWARHQFQNDPVFPEEVSKIFQDLRQPLCEIIHDGVERGDFHTSNSTAIGYVILEMIVMLMPELQPPYAIPMMEHEDRIPFVMEVVQKVLQTTN, from the coding sequence ATGGTTTCCAGAGATCAATCTGCTAAAAGGGAAGAAATTCTGCGGTCTGCTGCAGTGGAGTTTGCTGAAAAGGGATTTGAAAAAGCAAACATCAATCATATCTCTATCAACGCTGGAATTGGGAAAGGAACCATTTATCTATATTTCAAAACGAAACAGGAACTTTATTTAGCAACCATTCAGACGATTGTAGACCAATTTAATGACATGGGAACTCAGATTATGCTGCTGGACATTCCACCCATTGAAAAGATTCACTTGATTGTCCGTACACTGTTTTCCTTTACAAAGGATGAATCTTATCTTCCTTTTTTGAAAATATGGGCAAGGCATCAATTTCAAAATGATCCGGTGTTTCCCGAAGAGGTATCGAAGATATTTCAAGACCTTCGTCAACCTCTTTGTGAAATCATACATGATGGTGTAGAAAGGGGGGACTTCCATACATCCAACTCGACAGCAATTGGGTACGTAATTTTGGAAATGATTGTGATGCTGATGCCTGAACTCCAGCCGCCTTATGCAATCCCGATGATGGAACATGAAGATCGGATTCCATTTGTCATGGAAGTTGTGCAAAAGGTACTTCAAACCACCAATTGA
- a CDS encoding transposase zinc-binding domain-containing protein has protein sequence MPELQDIFSQYGEGYQFAHSLSPEQRKVVRAIQNCRTAALGGTCG, from the coding sequence ATGCCTGAGTTACAAGATATTTTTTCACAGTACGGTGAAGGCTATCAGTTCGCCCATTCGCTTTCCCCCGAGCAACGAAAAGTGGTTCGAGCCATTCAAAACTGTAGAACCGCTGCCTTGGGTGGAACATGTGGATGA
- a CDS encoding lysophospholipid acyltransferase family protein, translating into MIGTLSRSVIVRVTGRWFLGTVQGEENLPTSGGFLLVANHSSFMDHFVVATILKQYRQSRVYYLTKKEAFIHPLSRMWHLSVGCIPLNRESADTAAFRMVLKYLSEGKIVCIYPEGTRSPTGMMLRGKSGAVKLALLGKVPIVPVGLNGTFDILPKYRLVPRLHRATVEIGVPILPESFGKKGDELEQATSHIMAELSRLSHQMIDDKSTSPENPTIEERIHIARQWNELGIHPTPSTPFSPEVLHDRAKYICEEILKEDRQNADAYFELGRAYGRLALISKTTKKLRWMMKARKMFRRALSYDENHAHALYALAMWHMEVPKWLGAKREMALQLYQQAVECNPDEVFLYMGLAKCQVKLGRVDDAMKTLEKVLQVPSHSHHDVRRKIEALAQMLRINPEYRLESGLMKQCFKNLATG; encoded by the coding sequence ATGATCGGTACTCTATCTCGAAGTGTGATTGTACGGGTGACTGGTAGATGGTTTCTTGGAACCGTACAAGGAGAAGAAAACCTGCCAACGTCCGGCGGCTTTCTCTTGGTTGCCAATCATTCAAGTTTCATGGACCATTTCGTCGTTGCAACAATTCTAAAACAGTACCGTCAGTCCAGGGTGTACTATTTAACGAAAAAAGAAGCGTTCATTCATCCTTTATCACGGATGTGGCATCTGTCCGTAGGGTGTATTCCACTCAACCGTGAATCTGCGGATACGGCTGCGTTTCGAATGGTACTCAAATACCTTTCAGAAGGAAAGATTGTGTGCATTTATCCAGAAGGAACACGCAGTCCTACAGGGATGATGCTTCGCGGCAAATCTGGAGCAGTAAAACTGGCCTTACTCGGGAAAGTCCCAATTGTTCCCGTAGGATTAAACGGGACCTTTGATATTTTACCGAAATATCGACTTGTGCCAAGGCTTCACCGTGCCACTGTTGAAATCGGAGTCCCCATTTTGCCCGAGTCTTTCGGGAAAAAGGGAGATGAATTAGAACAGGCGACAAGTCATATCATGGCGGAGTTGTCTCGGCTCAGTCATCAAATGATCGATGACAAAAGCACCTCTCCAGAGAATCCGACAATAGAAGAACGGATTCATATTGCGCGACAGTGGAATGAACTCGGAATTCATCCGACACCTAGTACTCCGTTTTCACCGGAAGTCCTGCACGACAGAGCAAAGTATATCTGTGAAGAAATTCTCAAAGAAGACCGGCAGAACGCCGATGCATATTTTGAACTTGGCAGAGCCTATGGGAGATTGGCTCTCATCAGTAAGACGACCAAAAAATTGCGATGGATGATGAAGGCACGAAAGATGTTTCGCAGAGCATTGTCTTATGACGAGAACCATGCACACGCTTTATATGCACTGGCCATGTGGCATATGGAAGTTCCCAAATGGCTGGGGGCAAAGAGAGAAATGGCGTTGCAGTTGTACCAACAAGCGGTAGAATGCAATCCAGACGAGGTTTTCTTGTATATGGGGTTGGCCAAATGCCAAGTGAAATTGGGAAGAGTAGATGACGCCATGAAGACACTGGAGAAGGTGTTACAAGTACCATCGCATTCCCATCATGACGTACGGAGAAAAATCGAAGCCTTAGCACAGATGTTGAGAATAAACCCTGAATACAGGCTAGAGAGTGGGTTGATGAAACAGTGTTTCAAAAACTTAGCAACTGGGTGA
- a CDS encoding ABC transporter ATP-binding protein — MDDVSLDIKRGETLGIVGESGCGKSTLGRTMMLLERPTAGELMFNFDGYKRDITKLKPKEIFDFRGRVQMVFQDPYSALNPSKRIIEAFDEPLKIHGYSDRKERMTMIIDALNMVNLTEDYLYRFPHEFSGGQRQRINIARALSIRPELIICDEPVSALDVSIQAQVLNLMKEIQKRLRLTYVFIAHDVSVVQYISDRIAVMYLGKIVEITDSTELHLNPLHPYTKALLSAVPEPVINRQKQRIILQGDVPSPINRPSGCPFHTRCPKAMDFCSEVEPDLVQESSNSSHYIACHLYR; from the coding sequence GTGGATGATGTTAGCCTTGATATAAAAAGGGGAGAGACCTTAGGTATAGTGGGCGAGTCTGGCTGTGGAAAATCCACTCTTGGCCGGACTATGATGTTGCTTGAACGTCCGACGGCTGGTGAACTGATGTTTAACTTTGATGGATATAAAAGAGACATCACCAAGTTGAAACCGAAGGAGATATTTGATTTTAGAGGTCGGGTTCAAATGGTGTTTCAGGACCCGTATTCCGCTTTAAATCCTTCAAAGAGAATTATTGAGGCTTTTGATGAACCATTAAAAATACATGGGTACTCTGATCGGAAAGAAAGAATGACCATGATTATTGATGCGCTAAATATGGTCAATTTGACTGAAGACTACCTATATCGATTTCCGCATGAGTTTTCGGGGGGACAAAGACAGCGAATCAATATTGCTCGAGCGTTATCTATCAGGCCAGAGTTGATCATTTGTGATGAACCTGTCTCCGCACTAGATGTCTCTATTCAAGCCCAGGTACTGAACTTAATGAAAGAAATCCAGAAAAGGCTTCGTTTAACCTACGTATTCATTGCGCATGATGTGAGTGTAGTGCAATACATCAGTGATCGAATTGCCGTTATGTATTTGGGTAAAATTGTTGAAATTACTGATTCCACAGAACTCCATCTTAATCCTTTACATCCTTATACAAAAGCCTTATTGTCAGCTGTGCCTGAGCCTGTAATCAATAGACAGAAGCAAAGAATAATCCTGCAGGGAGATGTGCCAAGTCCAATTAACAGACCTTCGGGTTGCCCCTTTCACACTAGATGTCCTAAGGCAATGGATTTCTGTTCTGAAGTTGAGCCAGATCTAGTCCAAGAATCCTCAAATAGTAGTCACTATATTGCTTGCCATCTGTACCGTTAG
- the ribB gene encoding 3,4-dihydroxy-2-butanone-4-phosphate synthase, which yields MKFDSIERALEVLRQGKLIIVSDDEGRENEGDLVCVADLVTPKNINFMITEGRGLVCMPISSAIAKRLELPFMVEKNTETFQTAFTVTIDAQPEFGVTTGISAWDRARTIHVALRENASANDLVRPGHIFPLIAKDGGVFERNGHTEAATDLARLAGYQPAGVIVEIIKPDGTMARRDDLFEFKEQYDMPYITIADLREYMERNGAYTPKHDLAVR from the coding sequence ATGAAATTCGATTCAATCGAACGTGCGTTGGAAGTGTTACGTCAAGGAAAGTTGATTATTGTGTCAGATGACGAAGGCAGGGAAAACGAAGGGGATTTGGTGTGCGTTGCCGACTTGGTAACACCAAAGAACATCAATTTTATGATCACAGAGGGTCGAGGTCTTGTGTGTATGCCCATCAGTTCGGCCATTGCCAAGCGGCTGGAATTGCCATTCATGGTGGAAAAGAACACAGAAACCTTTCAGACCGCCTTTACAGTGACCATTGATGCACAACCTGAATTTGGTGTCACGACTGGAATTTCTGCATGGGACCGTGCAAGAACGATTCATGTTGCTTTACGGGAAAACGCTTCTGCAAATGACTTAGTTCGTCCAGGGCATATCTTCCCGCTGATTGCAAAGGATGGAGGAGTTTTTGAACGCAACGGTCATACCGAAGCTGCGACGGATTTGGCACGTCTTGCAGGGTACCAGCCTGCCGGAGTGATTGTTGAAATTATCAAGCCGGATGGCACTATGGCTAGACGAGATGACTTGTTTGAATTCAAGGAACAGTACGATATGCCGTATATCACTATCGCAGATTTGCGGGAGTATATGGAACGAAACGGAGCCTATACGCCAAAACACGATCTTGCTGTTCGGTAG
- a CDS encoding ABC transporter permease has protein sequence MKDSEIMSPQETNLVKMRTSNKQRSSLFRIRVKKAWRNKLAVIGFIICVLITLLSILAPFITSYDPYQMNLAQISHPPSSLHIFGTDTLGRDEFARILYGGRVSIYVGVLSALSETVIGVILGALAGYLSGWLDGFLVKFSELTMTFPSLILILILELVLGQGINNLIFVFAITGWTTTFRLVRNEFLSLREETYVSVCRSLGIRKTSIIFKHMLPNALSPVIVSLTTNIGIYILTSAGLSFLGLGVPVGTPSWGNMISAAKSLDVVRNYWWLWIIPGITISLFVLSINFVGDGLRDILDPKQ, from the coding sequence GTAACAAACAAAGATCAAGTTTATTCAGAATACGTGTAAAGAAGGCTTGGAGAAACAAACTTGCGGTTATTGGCTTTATAATTTGCGTTTTGATTACGTTGCTTTCAATACTCGCACCATTTATTACAAGCTATGATCCATATCAAATGAATCTCGCTCAAATTTCACACCCACCCAGTTCGTTACACATTTTTGGTACGGATACACTCGGGCGAGACGAATTCGCTCGGATTTTATACGGAGGACGTGTATCGATCTACGTCGGAGTTTTGAGTGCCTTGTCCGAAACTGTAATAGGGGTCATCTTAGGTGCTCTTGCAGGGTACTTGAGTGGATGGTTAGATGGATTTTTAGTAAAGTTCTCTGAATTAACAATGACATTTCCGAGCTTAATTTTGATTCTTATTCTAGAGCTAGTACTTGGGCAAGGAATAAATAATCTGATTTTTGTATTTGCAATCACAGGGTGGACAACAACGTTCCGTTTAGTTCGTAATGAATTTTTGTCACTTCGCGAAGAAACATACGTATCTGTTTGTAGGTCACTCGGAATACGAAAGACCTCTATTATATTCAAACATATGCTCCCCAACGCTTTGAGTCCAGTGATTGTATCTCTGACGACCAACATTGGAATTTATATACTTACATCGGCCGGGTTGAGCTTTTTAGGTTTAGGTGTACCTGTGGGCACACCTTCATGGGGGAACATGATAAGTGCCGCTAAGTCATTAGATGTTGTAAGAAATTATTGGTGGCTATGGATTATTCCAGGCATTACGATTTCTTTATTTGTCTTGTCTATAAATTTTGTAGGGGATGGATTGAGAGATATTCTTGATCCGAAACAGTGA
- a CDS encoding ABC transporter ATP-binding protein: MSQQHTLKVDNLSVLFRDEHNDEVKVLKNVSFEVPKGKLLAIVGESGCGKSVTVNSVVQLLPNNAEITSGTVDFNSEGEKVDLLRFDKYGKDMRKIRGKKIGMIFQDPIMSLNPSHRIGRQVSEKLLEHQKISRREAKLRAVEMLKKLGISDPERRINEYPHQFSGGMRQRVMIAIAMISNPELLIADEPTTALDVTIQAQIMDLIKEIQKQYSMSVVLITHNMGLVAETADYVAVMYMGRIMEYGTVEDIINNPRHPYTAALLKSVPTMGLDKSKQLASIQGNTPNPKDYNSGCEFVNRCNLAMDKCSFGTIPEVSISESHRVRCVLFEDRK, translated from the coding sequence ATGTCTCAACAGCACACTTTAAAAGTTGATAATTTATCTGTCTTATTTAGAGATGAACACAACGACGAAGTCAAAGTCTTGAAAAATGTGTCGTTTGAGGTACCAAAAGGAAAATTGCTTGCCATTGTTGGTGAATCTGGATGTGGCAAGAGCGTAACTGTAAACTCTGTTGTGCAATTACTACCTAATAATGCGGAAATAACTAGTGGGACAGTTGATTTTAATAGTGAAGGAGAGAAAGTTGACCTTCTACGTTTTGATAAATACGGTAAGGATATGCGCAAAATTAGAGGGAAGAAAATCGGCATGATCTTTCAGGACCCAATAATGTCATTAAATCCTTCACATCGCATAGGAAGGCAGGTCTCCGAAAAACTCCTTGAGCACCAAAAAATATCGAGAAGAGAGGCAAAATTACGGGCTGTGGAAATGTTAAAAAAGTTAGGTATCTCAGATCCCGAACGGCGAATAAATGAATATCCTCACCAATTTAGTGGTGGCATGAGGCAACGCGTAATGATTGCTATTGCAATGATCTCTAATCCAGAGTTATTGATTGCAGACGAACCTACAACTGCACTGGATGTTACAATTCAAGCTCAGATTATGGATTTGATCAAAGAAATTCAAAAGCAATATTCAATGTCAGTAGTTTTAATTACACATAACATGGGTCTAGTAGCTGAAACTGCAGACTATGTAGCTGTAATGTACATGGGAAGAATTATGGAATATGGAACTGTCGAGGACATAATCAACAATCCTCGTCACCCATACACTGCAGCTTTGTTAAAATCAGTTCCCACAATGGGATTAGATAAGAGTAAACAACTAGCCTCCATTCAGGGGAATACTCCCAATCCAAAAGATTACAATAGTGGTTGTGAATTCGTCAATCGCTGTAATCTTGCCATGGATAAGTGCTCGTTTGGAACTATCCCGGAAGTTAGTATTTCAGAAAGTCACAGGGTTCGCTGTGTACTATTTGAAGATAGAAAGTAG